In Liquorilactobacillus hordei DSM 19519, the following proteins share a genomic window:
- a CDS encoding M20/M25/M40 family metallo-hydrolase, which produces MNSVFNLETVTNEEQRIELLTRELVATKSVNGTKGEVDLVEKLEKILRSFTVFKEHPQWVWTQKIDGDLLGRKNIFAFLGKEGTHKTVLYHSHFDTVGLDDFGSIKEKALDPDYLEQYFTNYDSDREIQNDASSGDWLFGRGALDMKSGDAVNIANLLYFSEHPKLQKGNLLFMGNCVEENDHSGVIAALDELKRLQEEWHLQYSVAINTDFISPKYAGDTQKYIYYGAAGKTLTCFYIKGIETHVGNTYAGIDSTLIASRINVLINNNPAFVEDIPGEEILPSSCLMLRDQKDFYNVQTAKVTEMYFNTFTYKKPVFEIIEQLKEAVKLDCEQLVVETRQRENKFLSKLNFPAGDNSPELNVYSFEEYLKHLAELGIDYQKLINNFISDNGELDKRSAGFKLIDYLDQQINDNEAKVILFLAPPFCPHNSITKDSKVYQNLEETLDENDAHIDFTMKQFFPYLSDSSYLMMDESPQEVEKMKNIFPLADQLYPLPYDKMRELNIPAVDIGVYGKGAHTWKERVYKPYSFVILPKLIRNYTQKIWKN; this is translated from the coding sequence ATGAATTCGGTATTTAATTTAGAAACCGTCACAAACGAAGAACAGAGAATAGAGTTGTTGACACGAGAACTAGTTGCTACAAAAAGTGTCAATGGAACAAAAGGTGAAGTAGATTTGGTGGAGAAGCTCGAAAAAATTTTGAGAAGCTTTACAGTTTTCAAAGAACATCCTCAGTGGGTTTGGACCCAAAAAATTGATGGTGACCTTTTAGGAAGAAAAAATATTTTTGCTTTTTTAGGCAAAGAAGGGACTCATAAAACAGTTTTGTATCATTCTCATTTTGATACCGTTGGTTTGGACGACTTTGGATCAATCAAGGAAAAGGCTTTGGATCCAGATTACCTCGAACAATATTTTACGAATTATGATAGTGATCGTGAAATTCAAAATGATGCAAGTTCAGGGGATTGGCTTTTTGGTAGAGGCGCATTAGATATGAAGAGCGGCGATGCTGTAAATATAGCTAACTTACTGTATTTCAGTGAACATCCAAAACTTCAAAAAGGCAATTTGTTGTTTATGGGCAATTGTGTTGAGGAAAATGATCATAGTGGAGTAATTGCTGCTTTGGATGAATTGAAGAGACTACAAGAAGAGTGGCATTTACAATACAGTGTGGCTATCAATACAGATTTTATTAGTCCAAAATATGCCGGAGACACACAAAAATATATTTATTATGGGGCTGCTGGCAAAACACTGACTTGTTTTTACATTAAAGGCATCGAGACACATGTCGGAAATACTTATGCAGGAATTGATTCAACATTAATTGCCAGCCGGATTAACGTGTTAATTAATAACAATCCTGCTTTTGTTGAAGATATCCCAGGAGAAGAAATTCTGCCTTCTTCTTGCCTCATGTTACGTGATCAAAAAGATTTCTATAATGTTCAAACTGCCAAAGTGACTGAGATGTATTTTAATACGTTTACCTATAAGAAACCTGTTTTTGAGATTATTGAACAGTTAAAAGAGGCAGTCAAGTTAGATTGTGAGCAATTGGTTGTTGAAACAAGGCAGCGAGAAAATAAATTCCTCAGTAAATTGAACTTTCCAGCAGGTGATAATTCACCAGAACTTAATGTATATAGTTTCGAGGAATATCTTAAGCATTTAGCTGAACTAGGAATCGATTATCAGAAACTTATTAATAATTTTATTAGTGATAATGGTGAATTAGACAAGCGTTCTGCTGGTTTCAAGCTAATTGATTACCTTGATCAGCAGATTAATGACAATGAAGCTAAGGTTATTTTATTTTTAGCACCACCGTTTTGTCCCCATAATAGTATTACAAAAGATTCCAAAGTATATCAGAATCTAGAAGAAACATTAGATGAAAATGATGCACATATTGATTTTACAATGAAACAATTCTTCCCATATCTTTCTGATAGCAGCTACTTAATGATGGATGAGAGTCCACAGGAGGTAGAGAAAATGAAGAATATTTTCCCATTGGCAGATCAGCTGTATCCTTTACCATATGATAAAATGCGAGAATTAAATATTCCAGCAGTTGATATTGGTGTTTATGGTAAAGGGGCACACACTTGGAAAGAAAGGGTGTATAAACCTTATTCGTTTGTGATACTCCCTAAATTAATTAGAAATTATACTCAAAAAATTTGGAAAAATTAA
- a CDS encoding GtrA family protein encodes MNKLIELFEKYKQVIAYLFWGGTTTVINIGIFEIWNLQGLNYQVGNVIAWFVSVAVAYISNKLWVFKTPFGSFKESMHESGSFFFYRSVTLLMDIVITWIGITLLGWNTLLVKIIDNVIVVVANYFFSKWYIFKKTIQ; translated from the coding sequence ATGAATAAGTTAATTGAACTTTTTGAAAAGTATAAACAGGTTATTGCCTATCTTTTTTGGGGCGGAACAACAACCGTAATCAATATTGGGATATTTGAAATTTGGAACTTACAAGGATTGAACTATCAAGTCGGGAATGTAATTGCGTGGTTTGTTTCAGTGGCTGTGGCATACATTTCCAATAAATTATGGGTCTTTAAGACACCATTTGGTAGTTTTAAAGAATCAATGCATGAGTCGGGGTCGTTTTTTTTCTACAGATCAGTAACATTATTGATGGATATTGTGATTACATGGATTGGAATTACATTGTTAGGCTGGAACACTCTTTTGGTCAAGATAATTGATAATGTTATTGTAGTTGTTGCTAATTATTTCTTTAGCAAATGGTATATTTTTAAAAAGACGATTCAATAA
- a CDS encoding DUF2207 domain-containing protein yields the protein MGEILLETQKSNKKVCEKLLIVTLFFIVGIITGITKANADSYDITNYDVNATVQQNGSVWLTQKIKYDFDGSFHGVYYNQDINGIGSASDVSVETIENGNVKKIPLSDKKVNNTFSQTQSEKQLKLKVYHNVEDKEVTFVYRYLLHGVVKNYEDTAELNWKIIGTHWDVALNNVKINIVLPQKSITQLQAWTHGELSGNTIVSKKQGNVKISLKRNPANTFVESHIVFPTSVTPLNQNTSNQKVLKTIQKQEKKLALEANEARKREERNKSFSKKIMVFLTVILIILWFIWRYRNPGHKMKKMPPIVHSYDIPSTSAEVTQVIYKNKKPDATAFSSFILDLASRHQVEISESDKKKKDFNVILKDTTLIRDYSIFRVLFNTVGDGNKFTLSELKKFGKKKKEGDQLFSAYSLWQTNVLANAEKVGFKDDKNISLRKKTLAWVITVTILAVSTLFLLASNIVAFSSLQVFYAIFVYSGIRYYRVRSPYSERGQEMKYQIMCFRKMLDDIGNFDMKKVGDLVLWEQILPYAVSLGLASKVIAALKVNFDTAELTTMGVYYPILIGGNWNFNDTLTTSLGSAITNYNSSSSGGSSGGFSGGSSGGFGGGSGGGAF from the coding sequence TTGGGGGAGATTCTACTGGAAACACAAAAGAGCAATAAAAAAGTATGTGAGAAATTACTGATAGTAACTTTGTTTTTTATTGTTGGAATTATAACGGGGATCACTAAAGCTAATGCTGATAGTTATGATATAACAAACTATGATGTAAATGCTACGGTTCAACAAAATGGTAGTGTTTGGTTAACGCAAAAGATAAAGTATGATTTCGATGGTTCATTTCATGGAGTTTACTACAATCAGGATATTAATGGAATTGGAAGCGCCTCTGACGTAAGTGTGGAAACCATTGAAAATGGAAATGTAAAAAAAATTCCGTTATCCGATAAGAAGGTTAATAACACCTTTTCTCAGACACAGTCAGAAAAACAATTAAAATTAAAAGTTTATCATAACGTAGAAGATAAAGAAGTGACATTTGTTTACCGCTATTTACTGCACGGCGTAGTTAAAAATTATGAGGACACAGCAGAATTAAATTGGAAGATAATTGGAACTCATTGGGATGTGGCACTTAATAATGTCAAAATAAATATTGTGTTACCTCAAAAAAGCATTACACAGCTACAAGCTTGGACACACGGTGAATTAAGTGGGAATACGATAGTGAGTAAGAAACAAGGAAATGTAAAAATATCTTTGAAAAGAAATCCCGCCAATACTTTTGTCGAGAGTCATATTGTTTTTCCAACAAGTGTAACTCCATTAAATCAAAATACCAGCAATCAAAAAGTATTAAAAACCATTCAAAAGCAAGAAAAGAAATTAGCTCTTGAGGCAAATGAAGCAAGGAAACGCGAAGAACGTAATAAATCTTTTTCTAAGAAAATTATGGTTTTTCTTACAGTTATCTTAATTATTTTATGGTTTATTTGGAGATACAGGAATCCTGGACACAAAATGAAAAAAATGCCACCAATTGTACATTCGTATGATATTCCAAGTACTTCAGCTGAAGTTACACAAGTTATATATAAGAATAAGAAGCCTGATGCTACAGCTTTTAGTTCATTTATACTGGATCTAGCAAGTCGTCACCAGGTTGAAATATCAGAGTCAGATAAAAAGAAGAAAGATTTTAATGTTATTTTGAAGGATACTACTTTAATTCGTGACTATAGTATTTTCAGAGTATTATTTAATACAGTTGGAGATGGAAATAAATTCACGTTATCCGAATTGAAGAAATTTGGGAAAAAGAAAAAAGAAGGAGACCAGCTATTTTCTGCATATTCTCTGTGGCAAACAAATGTTTTAGCTAATGCAGAAAAGGTAGGATTTAAGGACGATAAGAATATAAGTTTACGGAAAAAAACTCTGGCATGGGTAATTACAGTTACAATACTAGCTGTTTCAACTTTATTTTTATTAGCAAGTAATATTGTTGCCTTTAGTTCTTTACAGGTGTTCTATGCCATCTTTGTATATTCTGGCATTCGTTATTATCGGGTACGCTCACCTTATTCTGAACGCGGACAGGAAATGAAATATCAGATTATGTGTTTTAGAAAAATGCTTGATGATATTGGGAATTTCGATATGAAAAAGGTTGGTGACTTAGTATTATGGGAACAGATTTTGCCCTATGCAGTTTCATTAGGATTAGCAAGTAAGGTAATTGCAGCCTTGAAAGTTAATTTTGATACAGCTGAATTAACTACGATGGGTGTTTACTATCCAATTCTGATTGGTGGAAATTGGAATTTTAATGATACATTAACAACAAGTTTAGGATCTGCGATTACGAATTACAATAGTAGTTCTTCTGGTGGTAGTTCTGGTGGCTTTAGTGGAGGGTCTTCCGGCGGGTTTGGTGGCGGATCTGGTGGCGGAGCTTTCTAG
- a CDS encoding Gfo/Idh/MocA family protein — protein MKIGVIGLGNIAQKAYLPTYSKIRDQADFIFATRNEAVRKRLVEQYNLTRMVKTVDELIAQNIDACFIHSATVAHYEIAKMCLENGIHVFMDKPASENLNQVKELQSLALRQSKILMIGFNRRFAPMVNKLKEVKGKRIISLQKNRINTVNETKFMIYDVFIHLIDTAVYMLDDKIIKSDSKVIQTNGKLEMITVRLETNKSIVNLTMDLNSGANQELYEVTSSTGTYVLKDLKQLKIYHENNIEMHSFNDWDNPLYIRGFEQMVINFIKSVRATTSDDLRQKNVYLSHQLCDEIINKI, from the coding sequence ATGAAAATTGGAGTTATAGGACTGGGTAATATTGCACAAAAGGCGTATTTGCCCACATATTCAAAAATAAGAGATCAGGCTGATTTTATTTTTGCAACACGAAATGAAGCGGTTCGCAAGAGACTTGTAGAGCAGTATAATTTGACACGAATGGTTAAGACTGTTGATGAACTTATTGCGCAAAATATTGATGCTTGCTTTATTCATAGTGCTACAGTTGCTCATTATGAGATTGCTAAGATGTGTTTAGAAAATGGAATTCATGTTTTCATGGATAAACCAGCTAGCGAAAACCTGAATCAGGTTAAAGAATTGCAAAGTCTGGCATTGAGGCAGTCAAAAATATTAATGATTGGATTCAATAGAAGATTTGCACCAATGGTTAATAAATTAAAAGAAGTTAAAGGCAAAAGAATTATTTCATTGCAAAAAAACAGAATCAATACAGTTAATGAGACAAAGTTTATGATTTATGATGTTTTTATTCACCTTATTGATACAGCTGTTTATATGCTTGATGATAAGATTATTAAAAGCGATAGTAAGGTAATTCAAACTAATGGTAAGCTGGAGATGATAACTGTTAGATTGGAGACCAACAAATCCATTGTTAATCTAACAATGGATTTAAATAGTGGAGCTAATCAAGAATTGTATGAAGTAACAAGTAGTACAGGGACTTATGTATTGAAAGATCTTAAACAGTTGAAGATCTATCACGAAAACAATATAGAGATGCACTCTTTTAATGACTGGGATAATCCACTCTATATTAGAGGATTTGAGCAAATGGTAATCAATTTTATAAAGTCTGTTAGGGCGACAACATCAGATGATTTGAGACAGAAAAATGTTTATTTGAGTCACCAACTTTGTGATGAGATAATAAATAAAATATAG
- a CDS encoding gamma-glutamyl-gamma-aminobutyrate hydrolase family protein, whose protein sequence is MKPIIGIPSDQLIETNPRMPGDYPAYAPHDVKEVIYAAGGIPVILPFPESFSDVEDSIQDIIAMIDGLMLPGGPDVNPLFFGEEPIPEIGMTIGMEDRFEIALIKEAVKVGKPILGICRGIQVLNVALGGTLYQDLGAQNPSVKIQHAQATLGHFKTHHVKIEENSQLFNLLGGSSVVNSRHHQAIKQIADSLIVTATSPDGIVEAVESERSNQILAVQWHPENLWQNDKVQFKLFTDFVTRAAKKTNEIQHARIKK, encoded by the coding sequence ATGAAACCAATTATTGGAATTCCTAGTGATCAATTAATCGAAACAAATCCACGGATGCCAGGAGACTACCCCGCATATGCACCACACGATGTAAAAGAAGTGATTTATGCAGCAGGTGGAATCCCAGTCATTTTACCCTTTCCTGAGAGTTTTAGTGACGTTGAAGATTCTATTCAAGATATAATTGCAATGATTGATGGGCTAATGCTTCCAGGTGGACCAGATGTCAATCCATTATTTTTTGGTGAAGAGCCTATTCCAGAAATTGGAATGACTATTGGAATGGAAGACAGATTTGAAATTGCATTAATAAAAGAAGCGGTAAAGGTTGGAAAACCAATATTGGGAATTTGTCGAGGAATTCAGGTTTTGAATGTTGCATTAGGAGGAACACTCTATCAAGATTTGGGAGCACAAAATCCAAGTGTAAAAATTCAACATGCACAGGCAACATTAGGTCACTTCAAAACACATCATGTTAAGATTGAGGAAAATTCACAATTATTTAATTTATTAGGTGGGAGTTCCGTAGTGAATTCAAGACACCACCAAGCAATTAAACAAATTGCAGATAGTTTGATAGTAACCGCTACTTCACCTGATGGAATTGTTGAGGCAGTTGAATCTGAACGGAGTAATCAAATACTTGCTGTTCAATGGCATCCAGAGAATTTATGGCAAAATGATAAAGTACAATTCAAGTTGTTTACAGATTTTGTGACACGTGCAGCTAAAAAAACAAATGAAATACAACATGCTAGGATAAAAAAGTAA
- a CDS encoding thiamine pyrophosphate-dependent enzyme: MTKITAGQALAKVLIDWDIDHIYGITADSINNTVDGFYKEKEKLNYIQVRHEEIGALAAAADAKLTGKIGVSFGSAGPGAVHLLNGLYDAKMDHVPVLAIVGQSATGVMNTNFFQEMNQDPMFVDVAEFHKQVVSAEQIPYVVDEAIRSAYATKSVSVVIIPDDLSGQEIEFNGFKTKPLKAITNQVVPKQEDVTAVLDALKEAKNPILWVGKGAYGARKEVVAISEKFGLPVLSTAPATGVMPTDHKNFMGSWGRLGTKPAFEAGLMSDLVLFVGTNFPFARYLPETAKFIQVNNNLADLGKQRDADITVLADAKLFFAELLKSDFSGDESAFLKASQINKQNWDKWLNELASDDKEGLSAEGVIRAIKENSSDDAVFGLDVGNNTEWAIRQLPFDKQQRFSMSAWYGTMGFGLPAGLAGKLSYPDREVWTISGDGGYAMVMPDLLTEVKYNLPVINVVLENKAFGFIQHEKLMANQALYGINLLGADWAHMAEDMGAIGFTVTNLAELNDTMKKISELQAEGNTKPIVIDAKIKNVDPIDTSFVTVDENIFGKDMVAGYRKQYNISETSQPALSSILKQI; the protein is encoded by the coding sequence ATGACAAAAATAACAGCAGGACAAGCTCTAGCAAAAGTATTGATTGATTGGGATATTGATCATATTTATGGAATCACTGCAGATTCAATTAATAATACGGTTGATGGTTTTTATAAAGAAAAAGAAAAATTAAATTATATTCAAGTTAGACATGAAGAGATAGGAGCATTAGCAGCTGCAGCAGATGCCAAACTAACTGGGAAAATAGGAGTTAGTTTTGGCTCGGCTGGACCTGGAGCAGTTCACTTGTTGAATGGTTTATATGATGCAAAAATGGATCATGTTCCTGTTTTAGCAATTGTTGGGCAATCTGCAACAGGCGTTATGAATACAAACTTTTTCCAAGAAATGAATCAAGATCCAATGTTTGTGGATGTTGCTGAATTTCATAAGCAAGTTGTTAGTGCAGAGCAGATACCATATGTTGTTGATGAAGCAATTCGTTCTGCATATGCAACAAAATCAGTTTCTGTTGTCATTATTCCAGATGACTTATCAGGTCAGGAGATTGAATTTAATGGCTTCAAAACAAAACCATTGAAGGCAATTACAAATCAAGTAGTTCCAAAACAAGAAGATGTCACAGCTGTATTAGATGCATTAAAAGAAGCTAAAAATCCAATTTTGTGGGTTGGCAAAGGTGCTTATGGGGCACGTAAAGAAGTTGTAGCAATCTCAGAGAAATTTGGATTACCAGTTTTGTCAACAGCTCCAGCAACAGGTGTAATGCCAACGGATCACAAGAACTTTATGGGATCATGGGGACGTTTAGGTACAAAACCAGCTTTTGAAGCCGGCTTAATGAGTGATTTAGTACTCTTTGTTGGAACTAATTTTCCATTTGCAAGATACTTGCCAGAAACAGCTAAGTTCATTCAGGTAAATAATAATTTAGCTGATTTAGGTAAACAAAGAGATGCAGACATTACAGTTTTAGCAGATGCTAAATTATTTTTTGCAGAGTTATTGAAATCAGATTTCTCAGGTGATGAAAGTGCCTTTCTTAAGGCTTCACAAATTAACAAACAGAATTGGGATAAATGGTTAAATGAGCTTGCTTCTGATGATAAGGAAGGCTTGAGTGCAGAAGGTGTCATACGTGCGATTAAAGAAAACTCAAGTGACGATGCGGTCTTTGGTCTTGATGTCGGTAATAATACTGAATGGGCAATTCGCCAACTTCCATTTGATAAGCAGCAAAGGTTCTCAATGTCAGCATGGTATGGCACAATGGGCTTTGGTTTACCAGCAGGTTTGGCAGGCAAACTTAGTTATCCAGACCGTGAAGTTTGGACGATTTCAGGAGATGGTGGCTATGCAATGGTAATGCCAGATTTATTGACGGAAGTTAAGTACAATTTGCCAGTTATTAATGTAGTTCTTGAGAATAAAGCATTTGGATTTATTCAACATGAAAAACTGATGGCAAATCAAGCACTTTATGGGATTAACTTATTAGGAGCTGACTGGGCTCATATGGCAGAAGATATGGGTGCGATTGGGTTTACAGTTACGAATCTTGCTGAGTTGAATGATACTATGAAGAAAATTAGTGAATTACAGGCAGAGGGGAATACCAAGCCAATTGTGATTGATGCCAAAATTAAGAATGTCGATCCAATTGATACTAGTTTTGTGACGGTTGATGAGAATATCTTTGGTAAAGATATGGTTGCGGGATACAGAAAACAATATAATATTAGTGAAACATCACAACCTGCACTATCAAGTATTTTAAAACAAATCTAA
- a CDS encoding ABC transporter ATP-binding protein — MEKKSEWAKTMSLKEQFTVLKRLLPFAIEFKWQFVTAIVFAGILSVVNILLPKLLQYYMDHFLTNKNATLNIMFFFAGLYFLGTIIKAVTQFIQNFCYSMGSERTLELIRVRLFEKLHHLGMHYFDQVPAGSIVSRVTNDTKTLFDFWVLFLTLIVTFFSSASAFVAMYFTNMKLALIILLFLPIVILVIIYYQLYSSKIYRQMREYLSEINAKLSENLLGMGVIQQFRQEERILREFEETNEDYLKMRLAMIKVNSLLLNPVITLLFIFSEVIALGGFGINGTTNFVQAGVIYAFLSYLQSFFNPMSDVMNSLTVFQDGMVAGSRILRIMDDSTLAPIQDESADSQITNGKIEFKNVTFAYEQGKDVLKDINFKVEPGQTIALVGHTGSGKSSTINILMRFYEFAKGKVEIDGTDIRKFSTKELRQKIGLVLQDSFLFYGDIASNIRMFDANVSDEQIKKAAEFVHANQFIEKLPKKYHTRVIERGATYSAGEKQLLSFARTIVRNPKILILDEATANIDTQTELLIQEGLKKMRNGRTTIVIAHRLSTIRDADQILVLDDGRITESGTHDELLAKHGKYYEMYQLQTAQNLLNN, encoded by the coding sequence ATGGAAAAAAAGTCAGAATGGGCAAAAACTATGAGTTTGAAAGAACAGTTTACAGTTTTGAAACGATTGCTGCCGTTTGCAATAGAGTTTAAATGGCAATTTGTTACGGCTATCGTATTTGCTGGAATATTAAGTGTAGTCAACATATTGCTGCCAAAATTATTACAATATTACATGGATCATTTTCTTACTAATAAGAACGCGACTTTGAATATAATGTTCTTTTTTGCTGGCCTCTACTTTTTAGGAACTATCATTAAGGCAGTTACGCAGTTTATTCAAAATTTCTGCTATTCCATGGGATCAGAACGAACACTTGAATTAATTAGAGTTAGGTTGTTTGAAAAACTGCATCATTTGGGGATGCATTATTTTGATCAGGTACCAGCAGGCTCAATTGTTTCTAGGGTTACTAATGATACTAAGACATTATTTGATTTTTGGGTGCTTTTCTTAACTTTAATTGTAACTTTTTTTTCGAGTGCTTCAGCTTTTGTGGCGATGTACTTTACAAATATGAAGTTAGCACTCATCATTTTGTTGTTTTTACCGATTGTGATTTTAGTAATCATATATTATCAGCTGTATAGTTCAAAAATTTATCGGCAGATGAGAGAGTATTTAAGTGAAATTAATGCGAAGTTAAGTGAAAACCTATTAGGAATGGGTGTTATTCAACAATTTAGACAGGAAGAGAGAATCTTAAGAGAATTTGAGGAAACAAATGAAGATTATCTCAAGATGAGATTAGCAATGATTAAAGTAAACTCTTTATTACTCAATCCTGTAATAACGCTTTTGTTTATCTTTTCTGAAGTTATTGCATTAGGTGGTTTTGGAATAAATGGAACTACAAATTTTGTGCAGGCAGGTGTAATATATGCTTTCTTGTCATATTTACAAAGCTTCTTTAATCCAATGTCTGATGTAATGAATTCATTGACCGTCTTTCAAGATGGGATGGTAGCTGGAAGTCGTATTTTGCGAATTATGGATGATTCGACTTTGGCACCAATTCAAGATGAGAGTGCGGATAGTCAAATTACTAATGGAAAAATCGAATTCAAAAATGTTACTTTTGCTTACGAACAAGGAAAAGATGTTTTGAAAGACATCAATTTTAAAGTTGAACCAGGTCAAACAATAGCTTTAGTTGGACACACAGGGAGTGGTAAAAGTTCAACGATTAATATTTTAATGAGGTTTTACGAGTTTGCTAAAGGTAAGGTCGAAATTGATGGTACAGATATTCGGAAGTTCAGCACAAAGGAATTGCGACAAAAGATAGGGCTGGTATTACAAGATTCGTTTTTATTTTATGGCGATATTGCATCCAATATCAGAATGTTTGATGCGAATGTTTCTGATGAACAGATTAAGAAAGCCGCAGAATTCGTACATGCTAATCAATTTATAGAAAAGTTACCAAAAAAATATCATACGAGAGTAATAGAACGTGGAGCAACATATTCGGCAGGGGAGAAACAACTATTATCTTTTGCAAGAACCATTGTTAGAAATCCGAAAATTTTGATATTGGATGAAGCAACTGCAAATATTGATACGCAAACCGAATTATTAATCCAAGAAGGCCTTAAGAAGATGAGGAATGGCAGAACAACGATTGTTATTGCTCACAGGTTATCAACAATTCGTGATGCTGATCAGATTTTAGTTTTAGATGACGGAAGAATTACTGAGAGTGGGACGCATGATGAACTTCTAGCAAAACATGGAAAATACTACGAGATGTATCAGTTGCAAACTGCACAAAATTTATTGAATAACTAA
- a CDS encoding ABC transporter ATP-binding protein produces the protein MGIFLKLSWFFKEQKKSYLLGIFYLLLVAVLNIIPPRIIGNMVDSIQGHQLTVQKLIFFLTALTLVGIGQYIFRYFWRRYIWGSSALLERTIRTRLVTHFTAMDETFYQKYRIGDLMAHATNDITAVQQVAGIGILTFADSIITGISTIIAMMFFVNWRLTLIAIVPLPLLAILSRILGNIIHSAYDRAQAEFSSINNKTQESILGIKVIKALGQEKEDIADFDAHVKEVIKANRRANFLDSLFDPVTSLIIGLAYVATIILGGYFVINNTISIGQLISFISYIGILIWPMFAIGRLFNIIELGSASYDRIQLLLAERSKITEAFNPVTKAPHGDVKYEIDEFKYPDSNELALQQIKFSIKSGHVFGIVGKTGAGKSTILKLFLRQFDDYKGSIQVNNIDIKEYKLDTYLPSIGYVPQNSILFSTTIFENIRFAKPDASIAEVENAAFIADLHDDILKLPDGYQTQVGEQGISLSGGQKQRLAIARALVLNPEVLILDDSLSAVDAKTEDHILKRVKKLRTDKTTIIVASRLSSVMNAQEIIVVKDGRITQRGTHKNLINKKGWYEQTYKMQQVEQQMEGRK, from the coding sequence ATGGGGATTTTTCTGAAACTGTCGTGGTTTTTTAAAGAACAAAAGAAATCTTATTTATTGGGGATATTCTATCTATTGTTGGTCGCTGTGCTGAATATTATCCCACCAAGAATAATTGGTAATATGGTAGATAGTATTCAGGGACATCAATTGACAGTCCAAAAATTAATTTTCTTCTTAACTGCACTAACATTGGTGGGAATTGGACAATATATATTCAGATATTTTTGGCGAAGATATATTTGGGGGAGTTCCGCCTTACTTGAAAGAACAATTAGAACAAGACTGGTAACTCATTTTACAGCAATGGACGAGACTTTCTATCAAAAGTATCGAATTGGAGATTTGATGGCGCATGCTACAAACGACATCACGGCTGTTCAGCAAGTTGCAGGTATCGGCATTTTGACATTTGCAGATTCAATCATCACGGGTATCTCAACGATTATTGCCATGATGTTTTTTGTTAATTGGCGCTTAACACTGATTGCAATTGTTCCGTTACCTTTGTTGGCAATACTATCAAGAATACTTGGCAATATAATTCATAGTGCATATGATAGAGCACAGGCAGAATTTTCAAGTATTAATAATAAAACCCAAGAAAGTATTCTAGGAATTAAAGTTATCAAAGCACTTGGACAAGAAAAAGAAGATATCGCTGATTTTGATGCTCATGTAAAAGAAGTGATTAAGGCTAATCGGAGAGCGAATTTCTTGGATTCACTTTTTGATCCAGTTACAAGTTTAATAATTGGATTGGCATACGTAGCAACCATAATACTTGGAGGATATTTTGTAATTAACAATACAATCTCAATTGGACAATTAATCTCTTTTATTTCTTACATTGGAATTTTGATATGGCCAATGTTTGCAATTGGGCGTTTATTTAACATCATTGAATTGGGCAGTGCGAGTTACGATCGGATTCAATTATTACTCGCTGAGAGAAGTAAGATTACGGAGGCCTTTAATCCGGTTACAAAAGCACCTCACGGCGATGTGAAGTATGAAATTGATGAATTTAAATATCCAGATTCAAATGAATTAGCTTTACAACAAATTAAATTTAGCATAAAAAGTGGACACGTTTTTGGAATTGTTGGGAAAACAGGAGCTGGCAAATCAACTATTTTAAAACTTTTTTTACGTCAATTTGATGACTACAAGGGAAGTATTCAAGTAAATAACATCGATATTAAAGAGTACAAGTTAGACACATATTTACCTTCGATTGGCTATGTTCCACAAAATAGCATTCTTTTTTCAACGACTATCTTCGAGAATATCAGATTTGCAAAACCTGATGCTAGTATTGCAGAAGTTGAGAACGCAGCGTTTATTGCTGATTTACATGATGATATCCTAAAATTACCGGATGGCTATCAAACACAAGTTGGTGAACAGGGAATTTCTCTTTCAGGAGGTCAAAAGCAACGTTTGGCGATTGCAAGGGCTTTAGTACTGAATCCTGAAGTACTAATCTTGGATGATTCATTGTCTGCAGTTGACGCTAAGACTGAGGATCATATTCTTAAACGAGTAAAGAAACTTCGAACAGATAAAACAACAATAATAGTTGCGAGTCGCTTGAGTAGTGTAATGAATGCGCAAGAAATAATAGTAGTTAAAGATGGTAGGATTACTCAACGCGGAACACATAAGAATTTAATTAATAAAAAAGGCTGGTACGAGCAGACCTACAAGATGCAACAGGTTGAACAGCAAATGGAGGGGAGGAAGTAA